ATGTGAATTCACATGCCACATTAAGCTATGAAAAACACTAATGTAGGGCAACATAGAATTTACACAAACGAAGGAACTTATGAAATAAACCTGCAGTTTTGGGGTTCTTCACTAATGATTTTTcgcagttcggatcctctgtcccgaactgcctctgtccccatgtcccactgccgatcggacggtccagattgcaTCTCAAGGATGCATTGCATATCACAAGAATattgcacacatcttaaagatgtcatgattcCTTGAGAtgcaatctggaccgtccgatcggcagtgggacatggggacagaggcagttcgggacagaggatccgaactagaTTTTTCGTCGGATGTTTGCATCCAAAATCAACAACACTGTGCTAAATCTCCTTAAAGCTAGAAAGAAAAAGACTgctaaaaggaaaaaataaagacCTTGAAACCTCATAAAGGCCACATTTGAAATTGACTGTAAATTATGAGAACAATGTTGGAGACCTCAACTTGCTGAGTGTGACATAAACCATCAATCTTCGTAGCATCATTATTATATTATGAACTAATGGATGGAACATAATAGAATTCAAGAACACAGGATTGTCAACATCTAGACCAATAAGGCACGAGCATTTCAATCATGATAATTTTCTCACAAATCACGATTAAAAGAAAACATTATGAACTAGCACTGCTAAATTACCTTGTTAAAAAGAAGATCCCTGTCATTGAGATGCATTATGCCATTCTTAAGGGTACACTTCCATCTACTTTTTGTCCGAGTCACCTATAGAGACCCAACGACCAACATtaaaatttacaaaattatttgttGATGTTATTAATATGAAAAGTTACCAGCAACTACCTTATCAAAGAGAGCTAGAACCAAATGCTGAGCATTTggctcatcatcatcttcatcatcATCCAATTCGTCATCATCGTCATCATCTTCATTGAGGGGTGGCTCATCATCTTCTCCTGCTTCGTCTTTATTTGGGTTTGGTGTAGCAACAGCAGGAGTCGGAGCACGTAGTTCAGCTGGATGCAAAGCAAAAGGGGAAAATATCATATCCAGGTGTCAACAAGTTTCACATTAGATATTAGAAATTACCATGGTCTCCAGGTGTATTGTAGTCTTCAGTAGTCACACCTTGGATCGGAAACAACttcgggaagaagaaagaaaaaaaaacatgatgTAAATAGAcgataaggaaaaggaaacataGTTTATATAACTATCAATGGTATATCGAATACATCATCATATTCATCCTGTACTCCATCACACTGAGGAAGTACTGTTGGTTGTCTTCTGTTGGGAATGAGCTTGGAAGTTGTCGATCCTTGCCCATGCCTAGGTGATGGCTTCTGAAGTGGGTTTACCTGATGGCAGACAAAGAGAAAGATTTGTCATAAATTCTAGTATCAAAGAAACAGAAAGATAGAAATCTTGTATTTTTAATAAATCCACATAGATTGGACAAAAATTCTTATTATGAACACTAGCATTAAAAAACATAGAACTTTGTCAAAAGTAAAACAAATAACTCTACTTCCAATTTCCAAGTGTGTGGAAACTATCCTAATAAAGAGAATTTATACCAATTATTGAAAATTTTGGTTTTCTTGACCTAATATTTTGATACATGGTCAGAGTATCTTTAAAGTGAAGTGAACCATAAGTTGTCAAGTTGGCAAAAGTCTCGCCTCtaacgcccccgccaacccgttccagggccaatacggaggaggtaaatcacggatggctaCTGACCCTTGAAATAGTGACTGGCGCATGAGGGAGGCATCCATAAGTTGTCagataatcccagttagcctcagACTATCCCTGGGGTGATCAACCCGGCCCCACGGAAATTTCCCACCGGCCACCAGTATAAATCGGGAAGTGCACATGATTGTCAGTCCAAAAACtcagcatcctttgattgcgcCCCCCATTTGCTCTTATTTATCATTGCCATGACTAGACAGCATCAGGCCAACTAAACAAATCCCCACAATATGGCAGAAATTCTCTCTGATATTGATTGGCTCAAGAGCAACTCTAGACACTCGAACACTCACAGCAGGAGCTAAGCTGATCATTAACTGAGATAAGAAAAGAATCAATTCTTAATTTTTGGTTTTGACATGAAGTTAAAAGAGTCGCTTTCAGATAATTGAGTGCATATTATTATGGATGCTTAAGTTGATTCAGCAAACAATGGTTTAAAATATTACCATACAACTCATACCAAGAAGTACATATTAGCCCAACAAAGGACTGGCACCGACACCCCTCAACTTCAGGCATTCATGGGTGTATTGTGCATTCAAAGTGGTACCGATCAAAATTTCTGAGCGGTATAATCCCATGTCCATTGGGCCTTGGCTCAAACAAAAAATGATTAActtatagttttatttctttgtatatataacattgaatTGCAATAGTCTATATAACAAGAATTTGTATTTTAAAGATAAACAATGGAGACAAAATCAAGCACTGAGTAGTGAAAATTAAAAAGTTGAAAGCATATATATTAGATGATCAGTGGAAGAATTGCTTAATGGTATAAAGGAGAGGGGAGCTTTAAATGATGGCTCTATTAACAAGATAAATATTTAAACAACCTATGTGCTGGAATACAAATCAGAGTGCGTGCTATTGATATATGCTGGAATGGACAATAAAAAGCATATGTGTTGAAATTACAAACTCAAAACTCAGCAGGAAAGCACATGGTACAACCTACTGAAGTAAAGAATCAATCAGACATTATCTAATTCCTATTCATTCAATcggaaatataattaattattttattgtttttccttaaaaaaaaaattgagacacTTGACACCAAACCATGTGAGTTGAAACATATCACTCCATACTAACACTTGCTACAGTACAAGAAAGCATGGACCAGTATTGGTATTGGGTTGAGAAATTTTAAACCGTGTTACTTGGTAAGTATGAAATACAAGATGACACTAATTGACAAAGGGGGGAATCTTCATTGTGTTTGATATTTCTGTAGTTTTAGAATGCCTAGTGACAATGTTTTTCAAGTTTCAGTCAAACAACTAATACAAATGAATGAAATAATAGACCATTAAGTAAAGGTGCCTTTGGTTTGGCTCATATCAGGAATAATCAAAAGCCGATTCAATAAAGACCAGTGTATAGCCTGTCAAATCAGCAGTGCAATCCCTCAAGGCCTCAACAAAAGTTATGATGAGTTTTACCTAGAATTTATTGCATCTCTTATCAAGTATAACATGCAGTGTGCCTCAAGTACTAGAAAAAGACAGCCTAATAGCACAAAGCACCATGCGCATTCTGGAAAGTATGAGTGCATATAATCTAACCCTTGGTGGAGAACAGATTGCTACCAAGGATTGGCTCAAATCACCAAAGTTACAAAATGTATGAGGAACTATATCCTGAGAAAAGACACAGCTATGCTAAATGAATAAAATTTAATATGCACCTAAGAATAAACAGTTGAAACCAAAGAAATATTTTATCATAGTTAGTACCATGCCATTTTAAGGACACAGCATTTTGAAATAATGCACAAGCAAATTCCATGGTTACAGCAAATTCAAACAGCCAAATAAAATGCCTTAGACATTTTTTGAAGAAGATCAATCTTACCCCATGGTCCACACAAATTGGCCCAGTAAAATGAATAACAATCATGCCCCTAAATCACTGCACTTAAGATTAAACTCTTGCATTCTTTGTAACGTCCCAAACAACAAGCCCTAGATTTTCACATCATTGCTTTTCAGACATCTAAACGTATTGTTGGAATCAGAAAAACCACTGCTTAgcgtaattaattaaaattatccttTTAATTGATCCCAACAATTCATGTTTGACAAAGACAAATTGTTGATCCGACAAGACCTAAATCTATGAATGCAAGACCAATTAATGAGTAACAAAAACATACCCATCTTGTGATTGTAAGATAACGTGAAGGATGTTTCAAATGTGTAGCCTTAAGAAACTCATGCAACCATCTCTCGTGTTGTCCTCCATAAATGGGGAAAGTACAATGAAAGCATCATGTATTTGACTGTTACCTTGCTGGCCAGTTCTTGTGATAGGCTCACATAAACTATTTAAGATAAAAGTATGTGTAGGGTAatgttgaaggggagccttggtgcaatggtaaagttgttgccatgtgatctTGAAGTCACGGATTTGAGTCGCAGAAACAGTCGCTTGCAAAATGCAAAGTAAGGTTGCATATAATAGTCTCAATGTGGTCGAACACTTCCTAGGACTCCGCACTGGAGCTTTATGCATTGGGGgctgctctttttttttttgtgtgtgtaagGTAATATAGTGCCGTGACTAATTAATTTAACACCAAACCAGGACAAACTCGTCTCCTATTGAGATACCAGGAAATTATTCTCCAGCAAACCAACCAAATTATTAATAAGATATCCTTGTCTATGATAATAATTCAGATTATAGTGACATTAGCACAATAGACAGCAGAACCTAATGCAATAGGATTTAAAGGAAAATGCAGTTTGACACCCAAAGTTTCATTGGACTTGAAATTTATTAGGCACAATGCTTTTTATCTAATTCAGTTCCTTTGATTCAGGTTTAAAATCTCAAACTAGCACTTACCCAAAATCACAAGTTTTTGAGTGAGAATTTCAACACACTTGTAGTATGATCAAACTTTTAGAATACATATATAGTTggaagtttttaaagaatttacaGTGTTAATAATTTTAAGGAGAAGAAAACCTTAATCAAGATGCCAAATGAGATTCCAACAAAAATAGGCTAACTTGAGAAACCAATCAAACTTTACAGCAATTGAGTAAAATTTCCCTATGATTTACATTAATTAAATTCAGTTATATCTTAAACAGGCATCAAAGTAAAAGATTTACAACTCAAAAATGCATCTACCTGGAGCAGAGAAAATTCTATTGAAATGTCCCCACTTCCATCTTGTTGTGGTAAATGACCTCCTGGGTTAAAGCGGGATGGATGGTCATCTCTTTTACGTTTCCCAGAGGAATTCATGAAAAAGTCCTTCATTCAATATGATAGCTAGTAAATGATAGATATCAAACATATACAACCACTCACAATTACAAAAAAAAGAAGAGCAAAATGACACATTAGAACCTACACATAGGAAAAATATCAACAATCATCAAGAATGCAATTACTAGGCCTCCTATACCTAATACAACTAAAGTCAGGCATTGAGTACTCTGTACCTGAGTCATAGCTTGCTGAGATGAGCCTCTATCAGTTTCTTCACGGCCATCAACATAAGCTGCAGTAAAATATACACCAGCAAACAAAGCCACACTTACTCCAACCTCGCACTTGATGAAGGATTGCAGTAATATGTAATCAGACAAGGACATCATTATCTCCTTTCAACATACCAACATTGACATCGACTCCAAGAGGCCTTTGGTTCAGCCAAGGAGAAAGTGGTTGCTTGACCAATAAGACAATGCAACTAAATCAGATCCCATGTTATAACAATTCATGTCCGTAGACAGAGCACAGCTCATGGCATTAGGTGAAACATGAGGAAGATATATCACTGGAGAAgcatacaaatttttttttttaaaaaatgataaatcacATTGATGTACCATGTAAGGACTAGGCCTTCCACTTTTCAAGTCCATGCTACTTCTGATATCAGTAATTGGAGACGGAGCATAATCAGAAGGGCCGGTGGGAATGTTATACATCCCCGAATCAGTTCCAGGGAGTGGTGTCTGGATAGGAGTCTGCAATGGAGTCTGCAAGATACCCAAATGTACACTAATCCCGCATTGGACCAAAAGTATACGATCAAGTAGAATTAACAAAAAGAAAACGCAGTGGACTCACAGGTGGAAAAAGCATTTCCGCAGTTGGGGTCTCGTATTCCTCAATCGGCCCCTCGTAAGGCACGTTAAGATCATGCACCGGCGTCGGGGCAACATTCTTCTGGGCAGCCGGCCTCTCGATGTTGCCGCTTATTGCGCCGGCCTGCATCATCTTCATCTCCCAGATCTACGTCGACGGAAAAACAATCAAAGTAAGTCGAAATAAAATCCACCAACTTCTTGAAAAGGGAGGAGAGCCCAGCAACGAGACAAGGTAAATAAAGATCGGAGCGAGGAAAGGGAAGGAATTACCGCCTGGATCTCGGCGAGCGCTCTCTCCCCGGCACCTTCGTTGATGAACTCGTCGCGGATCTTACTGATGACGTCGTCCACCACCTGGATGTACACGGCGGAGACGTTGGTCGCCATTTCCAGCGACGGATCGCCCCTGCCAACGATCGAAGAAGCTGGGAGGATTCGATGGGCGGCGCAAGAGGATTCAAGGGTTAGGGATCGTCCTCAGGCGGAGTGGTGGAGCAGGGAAAGGGGTAACAAGGGCCGATCGCGGACGGGAGCGCTGGGAATTAAGGAGGAGAATATAAATAGGTTTGCATCCGGAAGAAAGTCGTGCGGACACGTGTCACGATTGGCACTTGATATAAATGGGTTTGCACTTTAGGCggcctattttttttttcttcggaGTTTTCCCAAGGGAGAGGGCGCATCTACAATTTTCAAAGGATCGTATCATacacttatttttatttatttatttattatcaaagGACAGCCTTCTCTAGGACTGTCAACTATTTTTTGCAAGCATCtaaatcataatttaaattttaaaagtattttttttagttttagtaTGTATATAACTTTAGACAATTTGTCTTGGAAATGTTAATAAagggaaaaataataataataataataattttaattagtttcaTTGATTATATTTGAAATAATCTATTTGAACCATGGAAGTTTTCCATCGATCACCTGAATAAATTGAAAAGTACATCTTTTAGTTACGCCCTCTATTTAGAGAAAAATTTCTTACAAATGCGTCATAATTAAAATTCGAATTTTAGGTATTGAATAATAACCTAAATATTCTACCACGATATTATTACCCCGGAGACATTaatagaaaaaaagaagaaaaatcagaaagaagattttaatcttctattaaaaattttaagataTTATTTACTATAAGAGATACTAGTTAGTGTTGGAACAGCCATAGAGTTTTTTTGTCGCTAATGGAGTTAGCAATCAAATTTTAATTCATTCGTTAATTTAGTAACGAATTAAAATTTCATCGCTATATTAAAGATATTCTATATGTAAAAACAAATCTTATTACCGATGGAAATTTCGTTTGAATTGCTTTAGCTACATAATTATAAGAAATACATAGTAAGAAGATATTATGTTAGAAACATTTTATCTGCCGCTATATGGGGATAGAATAAATTTTCGTAACTAAATATATCTATATGGGGATAGAATAAATTTTCGTAACTAAATATATCGACCAAAATTATAACTTCCGTTGATTACCAGAAAAATACAAATTCTGTTGGTGTTCATTGACAAAAGTTATAATTCTATTGCTCTTGATCAAACAAAAATATGACTTGTTACAATACCTACGATGGAATTTGTATTCCATCAATAATTATCCAGAGTCTATCGGTGTATACCGACAACAAACAACATTCATTAGTAAACACCAAAGGAATCCATGATTTCGTCGGTGTTTACCACAGAATCCATGATTTCGTCGGTGTTTACCGATAGAAACCATTATTATTTGCTAATATTTATTGTTATATATTCACAAATAACTTGTTAAGATATTATTCTTCCCCTCCTACTATTTTGCAATACTTGGTTGGAATTATCCCTATGATACGTGGAGTGTGGGTTGCATTCTTGTTGAGCTTTGCTTGGTTAGTTTGTTTCCACTCATCAACTCTCCAATTTCTCTTTCCTTCTTGGTTTCACATatgatttttgagaaaattttattgatTAACACTAGAATTTGAAGTGTGATCTTCAACCACTTTCAAGTAGCTATATTTGCCACTAACTAGTCTCTTCGTTTTAGCTTTCATTGAGGAGCATCTCTATTTAAATGCATGTGATAATATTTTTCTTGTTCATCTCCATGCATAGATTTCTTGAGAAGACATACTTCAGATTAATTATTATGACTTCTTCAACTCTATTTCATTCATATAAATTTTTAGCTCACAGCATAGTCAACACTATTGAATTTCCTTTTTCTTGTTCACTAATTTGAATACAATACATATTAACAATTTCACTTGTGAAGATATCTTTCTTGAATTCATCCCATGACTTTTGTATCATACAGTTCTTCTACTATTGAGGTCTACTTTTTCTTAGGAGCTTATCTTGTAGTCTAGATGTATGAGTAATTAATGTTGTCACTTTTTATTAATGCGAGGTGTTTTTATGATgctattgttgttgttgaattttaataaaatcatgtgatttttattttcacagGTAGGAAATGATATCTTAGAAGATACACAAGTGAGGAAATTTAATCCAACCAAATATTTTGGAATTCATATATGTGATTCTCTATCTGTTTTGGGTGTTATTTAGTTTTATAAATTTAACTTGGAAGTTTGTGGAATATAGCTACATACTTTTTTTGgtttaattatttttagattaCGAGTCTATTGATGACACGTTCGTTGTAATTCAACTATGAAGGCTCTTGATCAATGATATTTTGATGATATTTGGATTGATTTTATATAAAGTTTAATTGATATATAGTTCGAAGTGTTGTTAgtctaatatttttaaattatttaaataatttatcctTTAAATATAAGATAATGGTTTTGTAAATGTATTATTTAAATaagataataattttaaaatgatgcaAAACACAATTAAAGATAACAGTTTTTAACTGTTGTCAAACTGTTATCTACTCCACCCAAAGATATTGGTTTAAACTCGTTGTAAAACTATTGTCTAAAGCACTCAAAGATAACGATTTAAAATCATTATTAAATTGTTGTTGATTACGCTCAAAGATAACAGTAAAAATTGTAGTTAAACTGTTGTCATTGACCAAAAAGATAACATTGTTTAATTATTGTCTTTGAGCACTCCTCTTAACAACACGCCCTTTAATAATAGTT
This window of the Zingiber officinale cultivar Zhangliang chromosome 3B, Zo_v1.1, whole genome shotgun sequence genome carries:
- the LOC122056673 gene encoding transcription initiation factor IIA subunit 1-like gives rise to the protein MATNVSAVYIQVVDDVISKIRDEFINEGAGERALAEIQAIWEMKMMQAGAISGNIERPAAQKNVAPTPVHDLNVPYEGPIEEYETPTAEMLFPPTPLQTPIQTPLPGTDSGMYNIPTGPSDYAPSPITDIRSSMDLKSGRPSPYMQPLSPWLNQRPLGVDVNVAYVDGREETDRGSSQQAMTQDFFMNSSGKRKRDDHPSRFNPGGHLPQQDGSGDISIEFSLLQVNPLQKPSPRHGQGSTTSKLIPNRRQPTVLPQCDGVQDEYDDLFPIQGVTTEDYNTPGDHAELRAPTPAVATPNPNKDEAGEDDEPPLNEDDDDDDELDDDEDDDEPNAQHLVLALFDKVTRTKSRWKCTLKNGIMHLNDRDLLFNKANGEFEF